Part of the Geitlerinema sp. PCC 9228 genome is shown below.
CCCAACTATGAAGAGGTCGATCGCGCCGTTCAAGCATTACAAGAGTCTTTTTCCGGTTGGTGCGATCGCAGCGTTTTGGTTGATTTCACCTTAGAAGAAGATGGCTATACGCCGGTTTTCTACGGTTTGGAAACGCTGCGGGATACCCTAGCAGATTTGCTGCCGGAAGCGGAAGCCCGCGCCATATATCAATTGCTGGATAAGGAAGCCAGTCAGGAATTGAGCCATCTTTACCGGGATGTGGCCCGACGGTACATTTTGCCCTTTTCTATTGCCGCTGCTACCGTGGCGGCCGTTCCCCTGCCTTTTGCTACCATGCCCGTACTCACTGCTTTGCAGGTTTCTATGGTGGGGTTGTTGGGTAAACTATACCGACAAAGCATTACGCGATCGCAAGCCGGTGGCGTGGTCAGTGCTATTGCCGGCGGTTTTCTGGCGCAACTGGTGGGGCGGGAATTGGTCAAATTTGTTCCCGGATTTGGCAGTGCGATCGCTGCTTCCTGGGCAGCCGCCTACACCTGGGCTTTGGGAGAAGGTGCCTGCGTATATTTTGGCGATTTGATGGGCGGGAAAAAACCCGATCCTGCCAAGATTCAATCGGCCATGCGATCGGCATTCGACGAAGCCAAAGAACGATTTAAGTAATTCAAAAACCATATTTCTAAAAA
Proteins encoded:
- a CDS encoding GTPase, with amino-acid sequence MVPSSQSRQNRFQTRALKDLWHNASDRLQKVLPVESVSRLVSEWFDISDDRIAEILAQVRAQLPTTEALLVGKPQAGKSSLVRGMTGVCEEIIGQGFRPHTQNTERYNYPSDDLPLLVFTDTVGLGDVNQDAQAIASELLGDLQAETTRARVLILTVKINDFATDTLQQIARQIRKQHPEIPCLLAITNLHELYPADVENHPTYPPNYEEVDRAVQALQESFSGWCDRSVLVDFTLEEDGYTPVFYGLETLRDTLADLLPEAEARAIYQLLDKEASQELSHLYRDVARRYILPFSIAAATVAAVPLPFATMPVLTALQVSMVGLLGKLYRQSITRSQAGGVVSAIAGGFLAQLVGRELVKFVPGFGSAIAASWAAAYTWALGEGACVYFGDLMGGKKPDPAKIQSAMRSAFDEAKERFK